The genome window TTGGCTTTACGCTGACCGATTTGAATGATAGGTGATAAGGTGAGTTGTCTGAATTTCAAGGCGTTGCCAATCAGATTCTGAAATAGCTGACGGAACTGCAAAGGATCACCGTTAAGAGTGGGTAACTGGTCAATTTGTATAAAGGCCCCCGTTTCGCGGATCGAGATATCCAGATCATCCAGGACTTCTTTTATAACATGGTTAAGGAATACCGGCTTGAACGTTTTCTGCTGAATGGTCGTCACGCGGGAATAAGCCAGCAGATCCCGAATCAGGCTTGACATACGACTGGCCGCCGCCTGCATGCGCTCAATGTAATCCTGGCCATCTTCGTCAAGGATCGACGCATACTGTTCGGTAAGCAAGGTGCCGAACGCCTGAATTTTGCGAAGGGGCTCCTGAAGATCGTGACTGGCGACATAGGCAAACTGGGCGAGGTTGCTGTTGGAACGAAGCAATTCCTGGTTGGTTGCTTCGAGCTGCTGCCGGTATTCGTGGCTCTGGGTGACATCAAGATATGTACTGATTAGGCCATCTCCGAACTTGACGAGTGAGGTTTGAAACCACCGCTCGCCAATGACGCGTTCAAACTGCAATGGCTCTCCGGTTTCAGTAACGTGTTTGTAATGATCAAAAACCTGACTAATGTTCGGACTAACCTCAAGCGCTGTTTTGCCAATCAGGTCCGAGATGGAATGCCCTTTGGCATTAGCCGCCGCTTCATTAGCCAGCAACAACTGAAAATTTATAATCTGTCCTTGCTCATCGCGAATCGCCTGGTACTGCACAAAGGCCACCGGCGAAGCAGTGAGGATGCTATTTAGCAAATCTGCCTGTTTCTGCTTTTCCTCCTGCGATTGCTTTAACTCTGTAATGTCCAAAAACGACAAAACAATAAAATCGCCGCTTCGCACGCCCTGCACTTCGTACCAAAGGTTATAACCTTCGTGGGTGTAATGGTTGTGATAACGAAGTGGAACGCCCGTTTCGGCTAACTCTTTATATAATTTCCAGATGCCACTCAGCTTAATGCCCGGGAAAACTTCCTGCATGGTGTTGCCAATCAGCTCACTCGCTGGCCGTCCGGTCATGCGTTCGGCCATGTGATTAATAAGGTCGTAGCGCAGATCAACCACTTCCTGGGTTTCAGGGTCCCGGATTATTTTATACAAGGCGATGGCTGTCAGGGCGCTATCGGTAACAAATTTTAGCTTTTCTGCCTCATGCTCCCGTTCCTGCTCCATTTTTTGTTCAACAGTCCGGTCGCGGGTAATGCTCAAAACGCCCTTGCGCCACTTGCGCCGAACAACATAAAGATGGGCACCAGTGATTGGACTAATATAGGAATATTCCTTGCTTTTCTCGGTGAGAAAGACTTCCTCATATTGGTCAAAAATCAGCCGGGCAAGGGTCGCATTTTCGGTGTTATCGGCAAGGAGATATTTGCCTGTTTTGACTTGGAAAGATAGACCAATAATTTTCTCAGCTTCCTGATTAGCATAGCCAAACTGAAAGTCAATCAGACGCTGTTGCTCGTCCCAGACAGGGATAAGCCAGGCAATGGCGTCCGGAAGGCTGTTTAACAATTCAAGCGCTAAAGAGTCGTTAGACGGATCCAAATTTTCCGCGAAAGGGGTATTCATAGTGTTGGCAAGCAAACAACCTGCAAATTGCTTCCTAGAGACTAATATAAGCAGCCCATTGAATAAGTTTTAAGCTAACCACAAAGTTAATGACGATTTGCGTTTCCAGAGCTTGACGCAACGAAACACTCAAGTCCGCTGTCGTTGTGTTAGTTATACGAATAAAGAGAAAACATAACCCATATACGACTTTGTCAGATTTATCGAATATTTGTTGTTTATCGGACAGAAATTAATGCTTTTTTAACAGATCGTCTGGTTGATTTTAGTACTATGCAGTGTTTCCAGAAAAAAGGCCTATCAGGCTGATTTATAAAGGGCAAAGCCTTAAACAGGGCATGGTTAGCTTTAATAGATCTTGCAATACTAGATAGGAGTGGCAACGTGCTTTCCGAGGACTACAAATATTTATTAGACAATGATTATTTTTGTACGAATCAGAAAGTATCTTTGGTAGCTAATAATTACAGAACATTACCTGAGTATAAATCAGTTGAAAGACATAAGTATGTTCTTGTAATTAATTGGTAACAACCAGTCAGATTGTATTAAAAACAGCTTAATACTTCGGTAATTAGGTGACCTCATGAAAATTCACCAGTCTCTCTACACGCAGCAAAACTGGCAAACTTGTTCCGAAACAGCTGATTTTTCGGCCGATAAGGCACAATTGGTATTGGTTTTTGGCGAACGAAAGTCGTTGGAACAGGTAAAGCCCTACAACTATCTGCGTAGTATCTATCCGTCAGCTGATATCGTCATCAACTCAACAGCAGGTGAAATTTGCTGCGACAAGATTTATGATGAGGCTATTACAGTGACTGCCATTGAGTTAGAAAAAACAGCAGTGCGGGCGAAGCAGATTGAGATTAGTACCTATACCGAGAGTTTTGCGCTTGGCGAGCAACTGGCGCAGGCTTTATCCGATGATAATCTGGCGGCTATTTTTGTTATTTCAGACGGAAGCTATGTGAATGGCAGCGACCTGACAATGGCCATGGGCCAGTATCTGAACCACCAGGTTCCCATCACGGGTGGGTTGGCAGGAGATGCCGCCCGGTTCGAAAAAACGCTGGTTGGCTTGAACCAGGATCCCACAATTGGTAAAGTCGTCGGAATTGGATTTTATGGTGATAGTCTAAAAATTGGATATGGCTCAAAAGGAGGCTGGGACGTTTTTGGACCCGAACGCGAGGTAACCAGTTCTAAGTACAATGTGCTGTATCAGATTGACAGTACGAAAGCACTGGATTTATACAAAGAATATTTAGGGAAATACGCCGCCAATTTACCCGCGGCGGCCCTTTTGTTTCCCCTTTCAATACGGGCTACGCAAGACTCGCAACCCCTGGTGCGAACGATCCTGGGAATTGATGAGAAAGAGAAAAGCATGACTTTTGCCGGGGAAATGCCGGAAAAGGCGTTGGTTCGTTTCATGACAGCCAACTTGGACCGGCTGATTGATGCCTCAGCAACGGCAACGCATCATTCACTGGCGAAGCTGGATTTTAAACCAGAATTAGCTATCCTGGTGAGTTGTGTTGGCCGGAAATTAGTGTTGGGCCAGCGTACTGAGGAGGAAGTAGAAGTAGCACAGGAAATATTGGGCGCTGATACTGTTATCACAGGTTTTTATTCATACGGTGAGATATCGCCTACCCATCCGAATGACCGTTGCGAGTTACACAACCAAACAATGACCGTAACTGTCTTATCCGAAAACTGATTCTATGGTGCCACCTGTACTGCATAAATTACTGGCTCGTCAAGTCAATAAATACCTCTCGGAGGAGTGCTTAAAAAATGAGCAATTCCAGCCTTTTATCAGGGCCGTTAACGACTCGTATCTAAATTTTGAGCGTGACAAAGAGCTGTTTGAACATTCCTCCAGCCTCAATGATCGGCAATACGCACAAATCAATACCAAACTAAAAGAAGAAATTAGCCAACGTCGGCAATCTATCGAAAAGTTGATTGAAACCATTCAATCCATGGAGGTGCCGGAGGGCTATGAAATGCCCAGCTTTGATCCGAATAATCTGGTTTACCTGGTCGAATTTTTGCAAATGCAAATTGATCATCGGAAGCAGATTGAAGACGAGTTGAGAAATGCCAAAGAAGTAGCTGAAAATGCCACCCAGGCCAAGTCAGATTTTCTTTCGATGATGAGTCACGAAATTCGTACGCCACTCAATGGAATTGTGGGTATGACATATCTGATGCTTCAGGAAGAAGTCCCGGCGACCATTGCCGATAACCTGAAAACGCTTCAGTTTTCCATCGAGCATTTGCACGCTTTGATTAATGATATTCTGGATTTTAGTAAAATAG of Tellurirhabdus bombi contains these proteins:
- a CDS encoding FIST signal transduction protein, which produces MKIHQSLYTQQNWQTCSETADFSADKAQLVLVFGERKSLEQVKPYNYLRSIYPSADIVINSTAGEICCDKIYDEAITVTAIELEKTAVRAKQIEISTYTESFALGEQLAQALSDDNLAAIFVISDGSYVNGSDLTMAMGQYLNHQVPITGGLAGDAARFEKTLVGLNQDPTIGKVVGIGFYGDSLKIGYGSKGGWDVFGPEREVTSSKYNVLYQIDSTKALDLYKEYLGKYAANLPAAALLFPLSIRATQDSQPLVRTILGIDEKEKSMTFAGEMPEKALVRFMTANLDRLIDASATATHHSLAKLDFKPELAILVSCVGRKLVLGQRTEEEVEVAQEILGADTVITGFYSYGEISPTHPNDRCELHNQTMTVTVLSEN
- a CDS encoding ATP-binding protein, which gives rise to MNTPFAENLDPSNDSLALELLNSLPDAIAWLIPVWDEQQRLIDFQFGYANQEAEKIIGLSFQVKTGKYLLADNTENATLARLIFDQYEEVFLTEKSKEYSYISPITGAHLYVVRRKWRKGVLSITRDRTVEQKMEQEREHEAEKLKFVTDSALTAIALYKIIRDPETQEVVDLRYDLINHMAERMTGRPASELIGNTMQEVFPGIKLSGIWKLYKELAETGVPLRYHNHYTHEGYNLWYEVQGVRSGDFIVLSFLDITELKQSQEEKQKQADLLNSILTASPVAFVQYQAIRDEQGQIINFQLLLANEAAANAKGHSISDLIGKTALEVSPNISQVFDHYKHVTETGEPLQFERVIGERWFQTSLVKFGDGLISTYLDVTQSHEYRQQLEATNQELLRSNSNLAQFAYVASHDLQEPLRKIQAFGTLLTEQYASILDEDGQDYIERMQAAASRMSSLIRDLLAYSRVTTIQQKTFKPVFLNHVIKEVLDDLDISIRETGAFIQIDQLPTLNGDPLQFRQLFQNLIGNALKFRQLTLSPIIQIGQRKANKSDLPDILLATNQPFLEIWVRDNGIGFDAQYKERIFQVFQRLHTKQQYAGTGVGLSICKQVTENHGGSLTAISKLGQGAEFKIFLPESLLIQSGSEEQ